The following are encoded in a window of Parus major isolate Abel chromosome 22, Parus_major1.1, whole genome shotgun sequence genomic DNA:
- the GNRH1 gene encoding progonadoliberin-1, protein MEKARRMVASVLLCVLAVGLCLAQHWSYGLQPGGKRSAQVLLGPFQEIANEMEKLEEVQQSECPGSQQNPRIRDLKEAMERLMEGEGRRKKV, encoded by the exons ATGGAGAAGGCCAGGAGGATGGTGGCCAGCGTCCTGCTGTGCGTGCTGGCcgtggggctgtgcctggctcaGCACTGGTCCTACGGCCTCCAGCCAGGGGGCAAGAGGAGCGCCCAGGTCCTGCTGGGACCATTCCAGGAG ATTgcaaatgaaatggaaaaattagaGGAGGTGCAGCAGAGCGAGTGCCCAGGCTCGCagcagaatcccaggatcaGGGATCTCAAGGAAGCCATG GAGAGGCTGATGGAgggagaaggcagaagaaagaaggTTTAA